Sequence from the Gammaproteobacteria bacterium genome:
GGCGGTGGGTCTCGATGGTCTTGATGCTAAGAAACAATCTCTCCGCGATGGCGTGACTGCTGTATCCAGTGGCAATCAGGGTCAGGATCTGGCGCTCGCGTTCGGTCAGCGCCGGCAGGGTCGCACCGCTTTCGTCGGTCAGCCCGAGTTCGCTTGCGAGCGTGGGGCTATAGAAACTTCCCCCCCGGTGCACCGCGCGCACCGCGTAAACCAGGTCTTCGAACGCGTCCTGCTTGAGCACGTAACCGTCAACGTGCGCCTCTTTCCGCGCGCGCTCGATGAAATGCCATTCCCGGTACATCGTGACCAGCACGATCGCGGCTCGCACGCCGTGCTCACGCATGAGCTTCGCGGCCGCGATGCCATCCGTGCCTTTCATCATAATGTCCATTACGATCACGTCGGGCGCCAGCCGCTCTGCCAGCGTGACGGCCTCCGCGCCTGAACCGGCTTGGCCGACCACATCAATATCCTCCATCTGCGCGAACAGATGGATGATGCCTTGCCGGAACAAGGTGTGATCATCGACCACCAGCACCTTAATCATTGAGCGGCGCCTCTACACGCACCGTCGTCCCCGCGCCCGGCGGGCTCTCGACTGCGAGCCTCGCTCCGAGCAGATGCGCGCGCTCGCGCATGGTCAGCATGCCCAGCCCGTCACTTTGCACAGATTTCGGATCGAAGCCTGTGCCGTCGTCGACTATCCGCAACTCGACTTGATCTCTGGTTTGCGAGAGGCTTACGGTAACATGGCGCGCATGAGCGTGCTTTATGCAGTTATTGAGCGCCTCCTGAAATATCCTGAACAGGTTTTCCTTGAGATCCTCCGACATGGGACGTGCGCAGCGCGCGTGGACATCGATCTTGATTTCGGCGGCCTCCTGTATGCGCCTGCACTGCCGCTCGATCACCGCGCACAAGTCGGCGTGCTTCAGTTCGGTTGGTCTCAGGCCCTGCAAGGTGTCGTCCAGGCGCCTGATCGACGCGGAGACCTCGGCCAGCATGTTTGTTAGCAGCGGGTGTTTGACCTGTTCGCCGGCCAGTTTGAGATTGAGTTGAAACGACACGAGGGTTTGCCCCAAGCTGTCGTGCAGTTCGCGCGAGAGACGCTCACGTTCCATCGCCTGCACGTTGGTCAGATGCCGGGTCAATCCTTGCAGCCGTTGCGTCAAATCGAAAAATCGGCCGGCCACCGCGAACAGGAACAGCAGAATCATCAGCACGATACCGATCAGAATCGGGTCGACGCCGCCCGCCAGCAGCCGGGAATATTGACTCAACAGACCGCCGAGCAGCGGCAGAGACGCGGCGATCGCGATGGTCAGTCCACCCTTGAAGCCGCGCAAGGCGCTCAGCAAGCCGCGGGCGGCGATCATCACGCCGATTGCGAGTGTGCCCCACGCGTTCGCCCGGACGAGGTCAACCTGTTCCAATGCCAACGGGCGCGTCAGAAGTTCGAAGCGTATCGGAGAGATTAGCGAGAGGCAGGCGAGTAACGCCGTGATCAGCATGCCGGCTTTTTCCGAGGTCGTCACTCTGCC
This genomic interval carries:
- a CDS encoding response regulator transcription factor, with protein sequence MIKVLVVDDHTLFRQGIIHLFAQMEDIDVVGQAGSGAEAVTLAERLAPDVIVMDIMMKGTDGIAAAKLMREHGVRAAIVLVTMYREWHFIERARKEAHVDGYVLKQDAFEDLVYAVRAVHRGGSFYSPTLASELGLTDESGATLPALTERERQILTLIATGYSSHAIAERLFLSIKTIETHR